The window AAATGCTCGAACTCAATTTCCACGGCAGAATGAACGATAAGGAGTATTTCAAAAGCATAGAGGAACTGGCAGACAGATTTCCGCAGGGTGTCGTAACCTTCCATGGGGGATACAGAAGTGATACGGATCTGCATGGAATTTTTTCACACAATCACCTTGTCATTTTTCCCTCTCTCTGGGAGGAAAACTACCCGCTGGTGGTGAGAGAGGCGTTGCTGCACGGGGTTCCTGTCATTGGTTCGAAGCTCGGAGGGGTGCCCGAGGCGATCGAAGAGGGCATCAACGGGTTTGTCTTTGATCCCTATAAGGAAGGAGATCTCCGAGAAAAAATCTCCGTTATCCTCGGAAATCCCGGCATGATTGAAACACTCACCAGAGGGGCGAGAGATACAAGGATCGAGAGCATGGAAGATCATGTGGAGAAGATGCTCGGGATTTATGTAAAGCTTATATCATCGTAAATAGGGAGTCTTTCTCTTTTATTGCGTAGGGGAGTTTCTTGATGGCGAATGAGGAATCAGTCGTGAAGAGAGTAATGAAGTATTTCAGGAAGACTGTGCCCGGGTCTACTTTAGAAGATATTGGCGAAGAAATAACAGACGAGCAAAGGGCCATATGGGAAAGAAGCCAGGAATTCGAATTCAACTTTTGGGTAAACCAGTGGACAACCACACATGCTCAGCGAGACGGACAACAGTTAAGTATTGAAGAAATTATATCCGCACGGCAGAAAGCGGGAATTTGGTTGCTGCAGAACTTTCATATCCCAATTTCAGATGACTTGACCAGCGAGATATTCGCCGGGACTGTCCTTGAAGTTGGTTGTGGACCGATCGGATTCTTTGAACAGTTCCCCGCGGTCAAGGTGCTTGGAATAGATCCTTTAATGGGACAGTTCGCTGCGCACCTTTACTATTCTGTACTCGGAGCCCGGAATAACTATCTGTATGATGAAACTCATATAAAGGAGCTGAGAGATAATGAATTTGATTGGATTGTATGTTCAAATGTGCTAGATCATACCGAGAACTATAAGTTTATGTTACGAGAGATGATAAGAGTCGCAGATAAGAGAGGAGTGATTCTTCTTGTAACGGATTGCCGAAACAAAGGTGAGCTTGGTCATGCACAAGCTTTTAGTGCTGGCCAGATACTTGATTATGTAGTAAGGCATGGATTTTTTGTTGAATTCTGCAAAATTGTTTATCCATTGCATGCCGGGGAAGATGCTGTTAGTCTGTTTGCAAAAATTAGACAAAGAAATTAATCGGGAACTTTTGACATAAAAAAATATATTATGTTAAGGAAAGTTCTTTATACATTGTTTCCTGACAAAATCTTAAGAATCCTTATGACGCATGAAATAGACAATTCTTGTCTTGTAAAGTAACGATTGCATATCGCTTCTCTCCTCACAAGGCATTACTTAAGAAAGCGATTAATTCAGGCATTTAATGAATAGACGGTGGAAGTACTAAAGAATTAAGATAAAGAAATTATGCAAAAAGACAATCCCCTTGTTTCCATCATAGTCAGAACCAAAGACAGGCCGGTGCTTCTGAAACGCGCGATATCAAGCATCGCGCATCAGACATACAGGCCGGTTGAGGTAGTGCTGGTCAACGACGGCGGATGCGATCTCGATATAACTGAGCTGAAGTACCTCCTTGGCGATATCGCACTGAACTATGTGAGGCTGGAAGAAAATACCGGCAGGTCTCATGCTGCCAATGTGGGCATAGAGAACGCACATGGTGCACATATCGGATTCCTCGATGATGACGACGAGCTTTATCCGGAGCATATCAGGGTGCTGATCGACACGCTTGCAGATGACGAACTGAAGATCGCCTATACCGACGCCGAGATGGTCTTCACCTCGCTTGAAGACGACAGGATAGTCGAAGTATTCAAGTATGTCTACTATTCGCACGACTTCTCGCCCTCTGCGCTGCTCCTGCAAAATTATATCCCATTAATGTGCCTTCTCTTCCCGAGGGAAGTGTTTAGTGAGATAAGGTTTGATGAGACGTTTGACATCTTTGAAGACTGGGTCTTCCTGGCAGATCTTTCGCGAAAATACTGGTTCAGGCATATCCCAAAGGCGACTGCAAAATATATCCAGTGGAGCGACGATTCACAGATCAACAGAAGGGCACTGTCGGAGGATTTCAGCCGGGATGCGTATATCAGGGTTCTTGACCGGAACTTTCAGCAGATTTCCTCTGAAGCAATCTATACCTACTGCGTGCATAATGCAACAGAGCGACAGAAATGCCTTGATGCGCTTATCCGGAAGGAAGCAGACTATTTCAGGGCAAAGATGGAACTTACCGATGAACTCATGAAGCTGAAGTCCGAAAAAATAAAGCTTGAACTCCGGATACAGAATCTTGTGCGTGATATAAAGCAGGCAGAGGCAGAGAAAACACATGCCCTGAAGGAACTGGCCGGGGCCAGGGACCGTCTCGGGGAAATATCCGGGAGCCTTAGCTGGAAGATGATCGAGCGTTATAGACGCCTCAAGGAAAGGATTGCTCCCTTCGGCACCATGAGAAGAGGAGCCTACGACCTGCTGCTCAAGAGCGTGAAGGTGCTCAGGACTGAAGGCATCCCCGGCTTTTTGATGCGCGCGGGAAGAAAAAACCGCAAAATGCTGAACAAGGCCAGATTCCGCCTCGGAATCAAGAGAAGACGACCGCTTCATGCTTCAGCAGACCCGGGTGCATATGAGATGTGTGATTTCGGGCAGAAGCCTGTGCAGATAATCATGCCGGTGTATAACGGCTATGACTGCCTTGTGGACTGCATCGACAGTGTGGTAAGAAATACGGATCTTAACCTGCACAGTCTGGTGCTTATTGATGACAGGAGCCCTGATGAACGGGTGCGGGAGTATCTCCGGCAGATTCGCCGCGAAAGGAACGGCAGAAATATCCATGTCATGCATAACCGGAAAAATCTGGGGTTTACGAGAACTGTGAACAGGGGGATGGAACTGACGTATGAAGACGTGATTCTCCTGAATTCCGATACGATTGTGACAAAAAACTGGGTTGAGAAGCTGCAGCGGGCTGCGTATTCAACGCCTCGCATCGCTACCGCAACGCCTCTTTCGAACTATGTGACGATCAACGGCATCCCTGAGCCTTTCAGATACAATGTAATCCCACAGGGAATGAATATTGATGACTTTGCCGCCTTTCTGGAATCGGTTTCTCTCCGCTATTATCCTGAAATCCCTGCCGGGGTGGGTTTCTGCATGTACATCAAGCGCTCGGTGCTCGATGTGATGGGATATTTCGATGAGAAGAAGTTCGGAAGAGGCTATGCAGAGGAAACGGATTTCTGCATGAGGGCGATGAAAAAAGGCTATGCCCATGTTATTGACGATGCCACGTATATTTATCACATCGGCGGCGTGTCCTTCGAATCAGTGAAAGACCCGGAGATTCTCAGACAGAAGAACATGATGATAGAAAAGAACCTGGAAACCCTCAGAGAACTCCATCCGGAATATTCAGGCCTTGTTGCACGCGCGCTGAATGAAAGTCTTCTGCCGATGCATGCATATATCAGATTAAGAATGAAATTAACGGAGGAGATGAGTGAAGCTGCTCTACGTGATAGATCAGAAGCCTGACGGATATCCGGGAGGGATTGAATATCACCAGCTCGATCTGATCGGATATTGCGCCGGCAGGGGTATCCCGGTCTCTCTGCTGTTCCCTGAGCAGAAATCCTTATGCCTCAGGAGTTACAGGGATGGCGGGGTTGAGGAAACACGGTATAAGGGCGGAAAGCGCGATGATCACAGGCTCAGGGACCGGGAAACAGAAGAAATATTCAGAAAAATATTACATGAGACAGATACGGATATCGTCCACTTCCAGAGCATCCGGACACTGCCGCTGTCTCTTATCGAGGCCGCAAAACACGCCGGGAAAAAAGTCCTTGTCAGCATCCACGAATATTATTTCTGGTGTATCAACTGCATCATGCTTGCACCCGATTTCTGCTGGTTTGAAAAGGACACGAAAAAATGTGCCGAATGCCTTGCGAGAGAAGGTCCCACGGTTACGGAAGGCTATATTGAGGAAAGACGACAGTATATTAACGCCCTTTTCGGGATGATCGACAGGGTTATCACTCCGTCTTTTTATGTCCGGGATGTCTTTCTCTGGCTGTACGGGGGGCTGACGGAAGACAAATGTTCGGTCATACAGTTCGGCGTTGACAGGGGAATCCTGCAGGACGGCAGAGAAAAACCGGCAAGGCCGGCAAACGGCATCCTGAATCTCGCTTTTCTGGGGAATTTTCTGCACTACAAGGGAAATAAGGCTTTTCTCGCACTCGCAAATCATTACCAACATTCTGATTCGCTGCGGTTCAGCATCATCGGCAATATTTTTGATTTCGGTTTGATCCCTTCCCATGCCAACCTTTCGGTTGCCGGGGGGTATACCAGAAACAATGTGGTCAGGAAAATACAGAAGGTCGATCCGGACGTGATCCTTCTTTTTTCGAACTGGCCGGAGACGTTCTCATATACTCTCTCGGAAGCGATAGCGGCGGGAGTCCCTGTGATTGCCACGGACGGTGGAGCGCTCAGGGAAAGGGTATCACGGGAATCAGTCGGTTTTCTTGTGCCGGTCGAAAATCCTGTCCCGAGGACTGTCGAAATCATCGAGGATCTGAGGCTGAATCCCGGTGTGATCGACTTTTTTAAAGAAAAGGTGAACACCGCAAGGACGAGACTGAAGACAGTGGAGGACATGGCTGAAGAGATGTTCAGGATATACCAGTCACTGCTTCAGCGGACACTGTAAAAAATCTGACGGAGATTCTGTATGGACCACGATCCGAAAGGTGAGTTTTCTTTTCCGCCGGGGCATTACTATTCGCCTGTCCCCTCGCTGGAAGAAATACGGATGCGGGAAAAAGAGATATTTTCCCCGCTGCCGGCCGAGATTCCCGGCATTGACCTGAATGTCGAAGATCAGCTCCGGCTGCTTGCCGGGTTCAGGACCTATTGCAGGGAGTTCCCGTTCGGGTTTCAGAAGAAGGAAGACCTGCGGTTTTATCTCGAAAATCCGAGCTATGGCTATTCCGATGCGGTAATCCTGTATTGCATGATCCGTCACTTGAAGCCAAAGAGGATAATCGAAATCGGCTCAGGTTTTTCGTCATGCATCATGCTGGATACCAATGAGATCTTCATGGGGAATGAGGTCTCCTTTACCTTCATTGAGCCATATCCCCAGTTGCTGATGTCGCTCGTGAGGGAAAGGGACAGGATGAGGTTTCAGGTAATTCCAAGAAGACTCCAGGAGATCGATACAGAGATATTTGCGGAGTTGTCCGCTTCAGATATCCTTTTCATAGACTCCACGCATGTCTGCAAAATAGACAGCGATGTCAACCATATCTTTTTCAGGGTTTTGCCGCATCTCAAATCCGGGGTATACGTTCATTTCCATGACATCTTTTACCCTTTTGAATATCCCAAAGACTGGGTCTATCAGGGGCTGGCATGGAACGAGGCCTATGTATTGCGGTCATTCCTCCAGTACAATCAGATTTTCAGGATAAAGTTTTTCAACACATATATGGCGATTTTTTATAATAAGGAATTTGTTGATGCCATGCCGATTCCGCTGAATCATATCGGAGGGAGTATCTGGCTTGAGAAGGTGAGATGAAATGAAAAATTGGATGCCCGGGTATGATGGGTAAGGCAGGGTCCGCGCTTTACCATGCGCTGCGCAGGTTCGCAGGCCGTCAGGATCAGAAGAAAAACAGCCATGAAAAGGATAATGCTCCGCGTCCGCATTCTTCCCTGGAGGGAAATGCATCCCGTGAGCCGCAGAAGACAGGATGCGCATTTCATGACGCGGCAAAAAGGTGGCTGACCGGCAGGCGCGGAAATTTCAGCAATCCGTTTTTTATCCTCCTCAGCTACCTTGTCTCAATGGAAGAACGCTTGCGGGATATTGCCCCTGTCTCATGTGACGAGTATGAAAACTATTTCAAAAAACGGTGCACAGTCAGGGAGTTCCCTTTCGAGATTCCCTTTGGCCCGGTCGAACAAACCGGAGACATCATGCAGTTCATCAGCAGATTCGATCACGCATATCTTTCCAGAATGGTGCAGTCGGTTTTCATAGGGCTTATTGCCTTCCTGGTTCGCAGCAGGGGACGAATCGACCTCCTCGACTTCGGTGCGGGCCAGACCTGCGGCATGTACGGCGAGAGCGGGAGATTTCTGTTTACGGAGGGGAAGGTAAATACCGATGCCGTCTCTTTCTGGGCTATCGACGACCTTCATGAGCCAAAGGGGTCTGTCTTCAGGAAATCACGGTACAGGCAGTGCAACATCCTCTCGTTCGATCCGAGGGAAAAATTTGATCTTATCACAGGACATCACGTCCTCGAGCACTGTCATGACTGGAGTGCCGTTGTCGGGCATGTGGCAGGACTTCTGAAGAAAGACGGATATCTGTACCTTTCATTCCCGCGTTTCGGCGGGTTCTATGATACCGTCTACCGGCTGATGTCGCCACTTGACCACTGCGCCGATTTCGATCTGCACGCATTGGAAGCTGTTGCCGGACGCGCCGGACTCGAACCCTGCCTTTCCGATGTCTATGTGGACCCCAACGGCAAGTTCGACTGGATCTGCAGCTTCTATCCGGAACTGGTGGACAAGCAGATCGCCGACTGTTTCTATGACCTGTGCGTGGGTATTGATGCGAAGCTGCTTCTCGGATATCATCATTACGGACATTATGTGGTTTTCAGGAAGGTTTCCGGTTGAGCACGAAAGCCTGCAGGAGGATGTTATTGCAGGAGAAAATGTGTTAAGCTATGACGTTGACAATACCTCATAAATGCTTTAATGTTACTTAGATTACTGCAGGTCCGGAAGGAGGCGTGTTTGAGACTCAGGGCATACATGGTGTTCCTGTGTATTTGCATGGTGTTCGCAATGGGTATGGTGATTCCTGCTTTCGCACAGGATGTGGGGCAGGGAGCAGGAGAAGCCATCAGCGATGAACAGCGAAGAATAATCCAGGACAAACAAAGACAGATAGAGTCTACAATCCAGGAAAAACTGAAGAAACGGCCGCTTGGCAAGGAAACCCGGCAGGGGGCACCGGGTTCAAAACCGGTTACCAGCATTCCTACAGAAACGGAAATGCAGGAAGTTCCTGTTGCAGAACCGCAAGAACTTGAGCAGCAGGAAGAACAGCCTTCGCCTTCAGTCCGGGTTGAGACCAACGAGGAACCTGCTCCACCGGTAAAGGAACAGAAGCAGCCAGGGAGGCCGACCGTCAGTTTTTTCTTCGACGATGCGGATGTATTTGAGGTCG is drawn from Nitrospirota bacterium and contains these coding sequences:
- a CDS encoding glycosyltransferase, encoding MKLLYVIDQKPDGYPGGIEYHQLDLIGYCAGRGIPVSLLFPEQKSLCLRSYRDGGVEETRYKGGKRDDHRLRDRETEEIFRKILHETDTDIVHFQSIRTLPLSLIEAAKHAGKKVLVSIHEYYFWCINCIMLAPDFCWFEKDTKKCAECLAREGPTVTEGYIEERRQYINALFGMIDRVITPSFYVRDVFLWLYGGLTEDKCSVIQFGVDRGILQDGREKPARPANGILNLAFLGNFLHYKGNKAFLALANHYQHSDSLRFSIIGNIFDFGLIPSHANLSVAGGYTRNNVVRKIQKVDPDVILLFSNWPETFSYTLSEAIAAGVPVIATDGGALRERVSRESVGFLVPVENPVPRTVEIIEDLRLNPGVIDFFKEKVNTARTRLKTVEDMAEEMFRIYQSLLQRTL
- a CDS encoding class I SAM-dependent methyltransferase encodes the protein MMGKAGSALYHALRRFAGRQDQKKNSHEKDNAPRPHSSLEGNASREPQKTGCAFHDAAKRWLTGRRGNFSNPFFILLSYLVSMEERLRDIAPVSCDEYENYFKKRCTVREFPFEIPFGPVEQTGDIMQFISRFDHAYLSRMVQSVFIGLIAFLVRSRGRIDLLDFGAGQTCGMYGESGRFLFTEGKVNTDAVSFWAIDDLHEPKGSVFRKSRYRQCNILSFDPREKFDLITGHHVLEHCHDWSAVVGHVAGLLKKDGYLYLSFPRFGGFYDTVYRLMSPLDHCADFDLHALEAVAGRAGLEPCLSDVYVDPNGKFDWICSFYPELVDKQIADCFYDLCVGIDAKLLLGYHHYGHYVVFRKVSG
- a CDS encoding class I SAM-dependent methyltransferase, translating into MDHDPKGEFSFPPGHYYSPVPSLEEIRMREKEIFSPLPAEIPGIDLNVEDQLRLLAGFRTYCREFPFGFQKKEDLRFYLENPSYGYSDAVILYCMIRHLKPKRIIEIGSGFSSCIMLDTNEIFMGNEVSFTFIEPYPQLLMSLVRERDRMRFQVIPRRLQEIDTEIFAELSASDILFIDSTHVCKIDSDVNHIFFRVLPHLKSGVYVHFHDIFYPFEYPKDWVYQGLAWNEAYVLRSFLQYNQIFRIKFFNTYMAIFYNKEFVDAMPIPLNHIGGSIWLEKVR
- a CDS encoding glycosyltransferase, which encodes MQKDNPLVSIIVRTKDRPVLLKRAISSIAHQTYRPVEVVLVNDGGCDLDITELKYLLGDIALNYVRLEENTGRSHAANVGIENAHGAHIGFLDDDDELYPEHIRVLIDTLADDELKIAYTDAEMVFTSLEDDRIVEVFKYVYYSHDFSPSALLLQNYIPLMCLLFPREVFSEIRFDETFDIFEDWVFLADLSRKYWFRHIPKATAKYIQWSDDSQINRRALSEDFSRDAYIRVLDRNFQQISSEAIYTYCVHNATERQKCLDALIRKEADYFRAKMELTDELMKLKSEKIKLELRIQNLVRDIKQAEAEKTHALKELAGARDRLGEISGSLSWKMIERYRRLKERIAPFGTMRRGAYDLLLKSVKVLRTEGIPGFLMRAGRKNRKMLNKARFRLGIKRRRPLHASADPGAYEMCDFGQKPVQIIMPVYNGYDCLVDCIDSVVRNTDLNLHSLVLIDDRSPDERVREYLRQIRRERNGRNIHVMHNRKNLGFTRTVNRGMELTYEDVILLNSDTIVTKNWVEKLQRAAYSTPRIATATPLSNYVTINGIPEPFRYNVIPQGMNIDDFAAFLESVSLRYYPEIPAGVGFCMYIKRSVLDVMGYFDEKKFGRGYAEETDFCMRAMKKGYAHVIDDATYIYHIGGVSFESVKDPEILRQKNMMIEKNLETLRELHPEYSGLVARALNESLLPMHAYIRLRMKLTEEMSEAALRDRSEA
- a CDS encoding class I SAM-dependent methyltransferase; translation: MANEESVVKRVMKYFRKTVPGSTLEDIGEEITDEQRAIWERSQEFEFNFWVNQWTTTHAQRDGQQLSIEEIISARQKAGIWLLQNFHIPISDDLTSEIFAGTVLEVGCGPIGFFEQFPAVKVLGIDPLMGQFAAHLYYSVLGARNNYLYDETHIKELRDNEFDWIVCSNVLDHTENYKFMLREMIRVADKRGVILLVTDCRNKGELGHAQAFSAGQILDYVVRHGFFVEFCKIVYPLHAGEDAVSLFAKIRQRN